A part of Leptospira wolffii serovar Khorat str. Khorat-H2 genomic DNA contains:
- a CDS encoding peroxiredoxin: MPQVTSLAPDFKAEAVIGQQIKEIKLSDYKGKWVVLFFWPLDFTFVCPTEIIEYDAKLDEFKKLGAEVLGVSVDSAFTHLAWKNTPRKQGGLGEIKYPLIADITKSIARDYGVLTEGGVALRGTFIIDPTGTIRQATINDLPVGRNIDEAIRLVKAFQYVEKHGEVCPANWDEGKKTMKADPEKSKEYFSSVN, translated from the coding sequence ATGCCTCAAGTTACTTCACTTGCACCGGACTTCAAAGCGGAAGCTGTGATCGGCCAGCAAATCAAAGAAATCAAACTTTCCGATTATAAGGGAAAGTGGGTTGTTCTCTTTTTCTGGCCTCTCGACTTCACCTTCGTTTGTCCTACGGAAATTATCGAATACGATGCTAAACTGGACGAATTCAAGAAACTCGGAGCGGAAGTTCTGGGAGTTTCCGTGGATAGCGCCTTTACGCATCTTGCTTGGAAAAACACTCCTCGTAAACAAGGCGGATTGGGCGAGATCAAGTATCCTTTGATTGCTGACATAACTAAGTCGATCGCAAGAGATTACGGCGTACTGACCGAAGGAGGAGTCGCATTGAGAGGAACCTTCATCATCGATCCTACCGGAACGATTAGACAGGCTACGATCAACGATCTTCCGGTAGGAAGAAACATCGACGAAGCGATCCGTCTGGTAAAAGCCTTCCAATACGTGGAAAAACACGGCGAAGTTTGCCCTGCAAACTGGGACGAAGGAAAGAAAACCATGAAAGCGGACCCAGAGAAATCCAAAGAGTATTTCTCCTCCGTAAACTAA
- the sufB gene encoding Fe-S cluster assembly protein SufB, protein MAQALEIIPTEDDRYYRADNFPKGLTRKVVESISHIKNEPGWLTEFRLEAFKVFESKPMPTWGFFPNFKVDIDEYVHYIGANRKKKRSWDEVDPEVLKSFERLGIPEHERKYLAGIEAMEDSETVYANVKKELTDLGILFCDIDTAIKEYPEIVRKYLGTVVSIGDNKFSALNSCVFSGGSFAYVPKGVKTPMPLQAYFKVTAASSGQYERTLLIAEEGAELEYSEGCSSVQDKGTNFHTAVVELVAQKNAKIFYTTIQNWKKNMYNWTVKRGLCHEAAHITWTDVNIGANTIKYPGIVLQGDNSTGDILSLAFAGAGQIQDTGARIIHVGKNTRSNILAKGVSLDGGINSYRGLVRFTSGSSDSYSHVKCDGLMMDDRSQSHAYPYNDVSGQNGTLNYEATVSKIDEEQLFYLQSRGLSEDDAKLLVINGFCEGVTKHLNVEYSVEMTRLIRMILEDGKVISEHSDSVVS, encoded by the coding sequence ATGGCCCAAGCGCTCGAGATTATCCCAACTGAAGACGACAGATACTATCGCGCGGATAATTTTCCGAAAGGACTCACCCGCAAGGTGGTCGAGTCGATTTCTCATATCAAAAACGAGCCGGGTTGGCTGACAGAATTCCGTCTAGAAGCTTTTAAAGTTTTCGAAAGCAAGCCCATGCCCACCTGGGGATTCTTTCCGAATTTCAAAGTGGATATCGACGAATATGTGCATTATATCGGAGCCAATCGTAAGAAAAAAAGATCCTGGGACGAAGTGGATCCGGAAGTTCTGAAAAGTTTCGAAAGGTTGGGGATTCCCGAACACGAAAGAAAATACCTGGCCGGTATAGAGGCCATGGAAGATTCCGAAACGGTTTACGCAAACGTTAAGAAGGAACTGACCGATCTGGGAATCCTATTCTGCGATATAGACACCGCGATCAAGGAGTATCCGGAGATTGTTCGTAAGTATCTCGGCACCGTCGTGTCCATCGGAGACAATAAATTCTCCGCTTTGAATTCCTGCGTATTCTCCGGAGGATCCTTCGCATACGTTCCTAAGGGAGTCAAGACTCCTATGCCTCTGCAGGCTTATTTCAAGGTTACTGCGGCTTCTTCCGGACAATATGAGAGAACGCTTCTCATAGCGGAAGAAGGTGCCGAGTTGGAATACTCCGAAGGTTGCTCTTCCGTTCAGGACAAGGGAACGAATTTCCATACCGCAGTGGTGGAGCTCGTTGCGCAAAAGAATGCCAAGATATTCTATACTACCATCCAGAATTGGAAAAAGAATATGTACAACTGGACGGTTAAGAGAGGGCTTTGCCATGAGGCGGCTCATATCACTTGGACCGACGTGAATATCGGCGCAAATACGATTAAGTATCCCGGTATCGTTTTACAGGGGGATAATTCCACCGGAGATATCCTCTCTCTAGCTTTCGCCGGAGCAGGACAGATCCAGGATACGGGAGCTCGTATCATCCATGTGGGCAAGAATACCCGCAGTAATATTCTCGCGAAAGGGGTTTCCTTGGACGGAGGGATCAATTCTTATAGAGGTCTTGTAAGATTCACTTCCGGTTCTTCGGATTCCTATAGCCATGTGAAATGCGACGGTCTCATGATGGACGATCGTTCCCAATCCCACGCATATCCGTATAACGACGTGAGCGGTCAGAATGGTACCTTGAACTACGAGGCGACCGTTTCGAAAATCGACGAAGAACAACTTTTCTATCTGCAATCCAGGGGACTTTCCGAGGACGACGCGAAGCTCCTAGTCATCAACGGTTTTTGCGAAGGGGTGACCAAGCACCTGAATGTGGAATATTCCGTGGAGATGACCCGTCTGATTCGTATGATTTTAGAGGATGGTAAGGTGATTTCGGAGCATTCCGATTCCGTCGTGAGCTAA
- a CDS encoding tetratricopeptide repeat protein has product MFWVRGTVAEIWKELSYSAPDPVSSAGDSNSIFQSGLDAYNSNRYEEAIEIFDKYIASVPNDTSAFYNRGLAKYFLERYSEAESDFESAYSADSKNLDALFSIGNCRVALGEPEEGLKKYNRAISLGLNESYAYVGRARVLNSLQKYKNALSDAESAIGADEQNHNAYFEQAFAYYGIGKYKESVSSYTKVLELDSGMAVAYYNRGLGYEVLKKKGPACSDFRKAEELGYSSAQEKIEEICK; this is encoded by the coding sequence ATGTTTTGGGTTCGTGGCACGGTAGCTGAGATTTGGAAGGAACTTTCTTATTCTGCTCCTGATCCCGTTAGCTCGGCGGGGGATTCCAATTCGATCTTTCAGTCCGGATTGGACGCCTATAATTCGAATCGTTACGAAGAGGCGATCGAAATCTTCGACAAATATATCGCATCGGTTCCGAACGATACTTCCGCATTTTATAATCGAGGCCTCGCGAAATACTTTTTGGAAAGATATTCCGAGGCGGAGTCCGATTTCGAATCCGCTTATAGTGCGGATTCGAAGAATTTGGACGCTCTTTTTTCCATCGGAAATTGTAGAGTCGCTTTGGGAGAACCGGAAGAGGGATTGAAAAAATACAATCGGGCGATCTCTCTCGGTCTGAACGAATCCTACGCATATGTGGGACGGGCCAGGGTTTTGAATTCTCTCCAGAAATATAAGAACGCACTGTCCGACGCGGAGTCCGCGATAGGAGCGGACGAACAAAATCATAACGCTTATTTCGAGCAGGCATTTGCATATTACGGAATTGGAAAGTATAAGGAAAGCGTTTCCTCCTATACCAAGGTGTTGGAGTTGGATTCGGGAATGGCGGTCGCCTATTATAATCGAGGCTTGGGCTATGAAGTCCTGAAAAAGAAGGGTCCGGCCTGTTCCGATTTTCGTAAGGCCGAGGAGCTGGGGTATTCCTCCGCCCAAGAGAAGATCGAGGAGATCTGCAAATGA
- the rlmN gene encoding 23S rRNA (adenine(2503)-C(2))-methyltransferase RlmN, producing the protein MSSEIPEMEDQATYSGKSPIKGLTLDELTQVVLDLGEKAFRAKQIYNGLYANRYESWEEFTTIGKDLKEKLKERFSLDPIRVAKHLKSTDGTQKFTFESVSGSGKEFESVWIPSGDGGRKTICISSQVGCTLNCKFCATAKLPFQGNLKASEIIDQVLQVEKIVGDKATNIVFMGMGEPMHNYFNVMRAASLLHDSEALGLGAKKITISTSGVVNGIRRFIENKEPYTLAISLNHPDPEGRREIMDIEEKFSLPELLEAARDYTKTLKRRITFEYVMIPGVNMGPEDAKKLVKIARKLDCKINVIPLNTEFFGWRRPSPEEVDRFLRLIEPAGVPILNRRSPGKDINGACGMLAAKS; encoded by the coding sequence ATGAGTTCGGAAATTCCGGAGATGGAGGATCAGGCGACTTATTCCGGAAAGTCTCCTATAAAAGGTCTTACTCTGGACGAACTCACTCAAGTCGTCTTGGATCTTGGCGAGAAGGCCTTCCGAGCCAAACAGATTTATAACGGTTTGTATGCGAATCGATACGAGAGTTGGGAAGAATTTACCACTATAGGTAAAGACTTGAAGGAGAAGTTGAAGGAAAGATTCTCCTTAGATCCGATCCGAGTAGCAAAGCATCTCAAGTCCACGGACGGAACCCAAAAATTCACATTCGAATCCGTTTCCGGCAGTGGAAAAGAATTCGAATCGGTTTGGATTCCTTCAGGAGACGGAGGAAGAAAGACCATTTGTATTTCCTCCCAAGTGGGTTGCACCCTGAACTGTAAATTCTGCGCCACGGCCAAACTTCCTTTCCAAGGTAATTTGAAGGCGAGCGAGATCATAGACCAGGTTCTCCAAGTGGAGAAGATCGTAGGGGATAAGGCTACGAATATAGTCTTCATGGGAATGGGAGAACCCATGCATAATTACTTTAACGTAATGCGGGCCGCGAGCCTGTTGCACGACTCGGAGGCTTTGGGGTTGGGCGCTAAAAAAATCACGATCTCCACCTCCGGAGTGGTGAACGGAATCCGTAGATTCATAGAGAACAAGGAGCCTTATACTCTAGCCATCTCGCTCAATCATCCCGATCCGGAAGGAAGAAGGGAGATCATGGACATAGAGGAAAAATTCTCCCTTCCCGAATTATTGGAAGCCGCTCGGGATTATACCAAGACTCTGAAGCGTAGGATCACTTTCGAATATGTGATGATCCCCGGTGTGAATATGGGGCCGGAAGACGCCAAGAAACTCGTGAAGATCGCGAGAAAACTGGATTGTAAGATCAATGTAATTCCCTTGAATACCGAGTTTTTCGGTTGGAGAAGACCTAGTCCCGAGGAAGTGGATCGGTTCTTGAGACTGATAGAGCCTGCGGGAGTGCCCATTTTGAACCGTAGATCACCCGGTAAGGATATCAACGGCGCCTGCGGTATGCTTGCCGCAAAAAGTTGA
- a CDS encoding Cys-rich protein, whose translation MRPSTLFFLPILLLVLSGAQRCKNPYQQKCQEICSFYTSCVEQQFPKTIGTDEKQKSFIAIECESGCLREQGFAVPCYEAEKTCVGFTRCLMESGLMD comes from the coding sequence ATGAGGCCTTCTACTCTTTTCTTTCTGCCGATACTTCTTCTGGTTCTTTCGGGAGCCCAGCGTTGCAAGAATCCGTACCAGCAAAAATGCCAGGAGATCTGTAGTTTCTATACTTCCTGCGTGGAACAACAGTTTCCTAAAACCATAGGAACGGACGAAAAGCAGAAGAGCTTTATCGCAATAGAATGCGAATCGGGTTGTCTTAGGGAGCAAGGATTCGCGGTTCCTTGTTATGAAGCGGAAAAGACCTGCGTGGGCTTTACCCGTTGTCTCATGGAATCCGGGTTAATGGATTAA
- a CDS encoding ArnT family glycosyltransferase, with protein MDTVSFPKSTGIARFSPWILLAIAVLPLFLTFPLDVIDIDSSQYAEISREMTDSGNWFFIRDNGRRYLDKPILTFWKISSSFLLFGQNNFAFRLPAILMTLVSLWGIFTITKLHSGNVKQSWLATLLYAMSPGLYAMVVDPKIDVYVTPYIILVFAFYYLGIKKKPVYFYAMYLAMGLGFVTKGPIAVVIPGIGIGGDILFRRDWKRLLEMKLVPGGLLALLPPLLWSIPLYLEFNTYGPYFFLWVQSFGRFYIKMYDQKFDPFFFYSNFSWAFGVFILPFILYVVVSLRSFGKEGWKGLFGSIRKNEWKEKDFVPFFWLFLFLFLISFSKYQLPQYIYWCLPAGAVVGSGFLLRLTEEVSDLTARIGKGLVILTALGFLLAGLVFPILVLDADLAFYLWTFAYLALGVLIWILLPSDRLVGTLTVSVSFFFTLVSLYAYPILISYQPSKEIGALIQESEPGKEKFLMFGVPASKRSYAFYSKRLTRTLFDPEVLFEALKKDGDRMILISEKFLPHFDEFTAGRVDLDIFAEYPSYKVATPEFGFFLKSKRDSLTTKVYLGHIRFKDGRAEK; from the coding sequence ATGGATACGGTTTCCTTTCCCAAATCAACCGGAATTGCAAGATTTTCCCCTTGGATACTTTTAGCGATCGCCGTTCTGCCCTTATTCTTAACTTTTCCTTTGGATGTGATCGACATAGATTCTTCCCAATATGCAGAGATCTCCCGGGAGATGACCGATAGCGGAAATTGGTTTTTTATCCGAGACAACGGTAGGAGGTATCTGGACAAACCCATTCTTACTTTCTGGAAGATCAGCTCTTCCTTCCTGCTTTTCGGTCAGAATAATTTCGCCTTCCGTTTGCCTGCGATACTGATGACTTTGGTTTCCCTCTGGGGAATCTTTACGATCACTAAATTACATTCCGGAAACGTAAAGCAATCTTGGCTTGCGACTCTTCTATACGCGATGTCGCCGGGATTGTACGCCATGGTAGTGGATCCGAAAATAGACGTTTATGTGACTCCTTATATCATTCTTGTTTTCGCGTTTTACTATCTGGGAATAAAGAAGAAACCCGTTTATTTCTATGCCATGTATCTTGCGATGGGTCTCGGTTTCGTGACCAAGGGACCGATTGCGGTCGTGATTCCGGGGATTGGAATCGGAGGAGATATTCTTTTCCGTAGGGATTGGAAAAGACTTTTGGAGATGAAGCTGGTGCCCGGAGGGTTGCTTGCGCTTTTACCTCCTTTGTTATGGTCGATTCCTCTCTATTTGGAATTCAATACTTACGGTCCGTATTTTTTCCTGTGGGTGCAATCGTTCGGTCGTTTCTATATTAAAATGTACGATCAGAAATTCGATCCATTCTTCTTTTATTCAAATTTCTCCTGGGCTTTCGGAGTGTTTATTCTTCCCTTCATTTTGTATGTCGTAGTCTCCCTTCGGAGTTTCGGAAAAGAAGGTTGGAAGGGACTTTTCGGGTCCATTCGGAAAAATGAATGGAAGGAAAAGGATTTCGTTCCATTCTTTTGGCTTTTTCTCTTCCTCTTTCTCATTAGCTTTTCCAAATACCAATTGCCTCAGTATATCTATTGGTGTTTGCCCGCGGGGGCGGTGGTCGGTTCCGGGTTCCTGCTCCGACTTACGGAGGAAGTCTCCGATCTTACTGCAAGAATCGGAAAAGGATTGGTGATTCTAACCGCTTTAGGTTTCCTACTCGCCGGACTCGTCTTTCCGATTTTGGTATTGGATGCGGATCTTGCCTTTTATCTCTGGACATTCGCTTATCTGGCTCTCGGTGTATTGATCTGGATTCTCTTGCCTTCGGACAGGCTTGTGGGAACTCTAACTGTTTCCGTTTCCTTTTTCTTTACTCTGGTCAGTCTTTACGCATATCCGATTCTCATCTCCTATCAACCTTCCAAGGAAATAGGGGCCTTGATCCAAGAGTCGGAGCCGGGTAAGGAAAAGTTTTTGATGTTCGGAGTTCCCGCATCCAAGAGATCCTACGCGTTCTATTCCAAGCGTCTGACTCGGACATTATTCGATCCGGAGGTTTTGTTCGAGGCCCTGAAAAAGGACGGCGATCGGATGATTCTAATTTCGGAGAAATTTCTTCCTCATTTCGACGAATTTACCGCGGGTAGGGTGGATCTGGATATTTTCGCGGAGTATCCCAGCTATAAAGTGGCGACTCCGGAGTTCGGCTTCTTTCTGAAATCTAAACGGGATTCTCTTACCACAAAAGTCTATCTGGGGCATATTCGCTTTAAAGATGGACGCGCCGAGAAGTAG
- a CDS encoding M20/M25/M40 family metallo-hydrolase yields the protein MLPSRFAYLVFLCIPFSFFLSACAGSPIRDTPLRDVLSLDWDRKSAETNRILGDLIRIQSVRGNEKKVAEYIKNLLEKEGIPVKFFHEEGFPDRVNILAELEPSSPSSEKGLILANHLDVVEAETKDWKEEPFSGVVKDGRIYGRGALDCKSLIAMQLTAFLEWKRSKLPLKRKIMFLGLADEESGSEKGAKFLIRKHKELFQGYGYMLNEGGFGTKDVGVPNSTIFNIQYAEKGNLWLTIRAKGDQGHGSTPSGNYPSLRLHKFLSEVLDYDVSVRISPETEAFFYQLGTASSFPNSFFLKNAGFPILQRLLYGPIKSNRQLSAITRNTKAISGLKTMEGKGHNVLASEAEAKLDIRILPGFDPKDYIEEIREIAKKYDVEVESAGTVKPDKSGLDSVLFQTVAAVTSKLVPGSVPAPFLSPGKTDNAYFREIGLECYGLVPVILNEKELTMLHGKDESVSLENLKLGTRIVFEILHQMN from the coding sequence ATGCTCCCTTCTCGCTTTGCATATTTAGTTTTTCTTTGTATTCCATTTTCGTTTTTTCTATCCGCTTGCGCCGGTTCTCCGATTAGGGATACGCCTCTCAGAGACGTGCTTAGTTTGGACTGGGATCGAAAATCCGCGGAAACGAATCGGATCCTAGGAGACCTTATACGAATCCAGTCCGTTCGGGGTAACGAGAAGAAGGTCGCGGAGTATATTAAGAATTTATTAGAGAAGGAAGGGATTCCCGTCAAATTCTTCCATGAAGAAGGTTTTCCGGATCGAGTGAATATTCTCGCCGAATTGGAACCTTCTTCCCCTAGCTCTGAAAAGGGACTGATTCTCGCCAACCATTTGGACGTAGTGGAAGCGGAGACTAAGGACTGGAAAGAAGAGCCTTTCTCCGGAGTCGTTAAGGATGGTCGGATATACGGTAGAGGAGCCCTGGATTGTAAGAGCCTAATAGCAATGCAACTTACCGCGTTTTTGGAATGGAAACGCTCGAAGCTTCCTTTGAAAAGAAAGATCATGTTCTTGGGGCTCGCCGACGAAGAATCCGGAAGCGAGAAAGGAGCCAAATTTCTGATCCGCAAGCATAAGGAATTATTCCAAGGATACGGTTATATGTTGAACGAAGGAGGTTTCGGAACCAAAGACGTAGGAGTTCCTAACAGCACCATCTTCAATATCCAATACGCGGAGAAGGGAAATCTTTGGCTTACGATTCGGGCGAAAGGTGACCAGGGACACGGAAGCACTCCGTCGGGTAATTATCCAAGTTTACGTTTGCATAAATTTCTGAGCGAGGTTTTGGATTATGATGTCAGCGTAAGAATTTCTCCGGAGACCGAAGCGTTCTTTTATCAGCTGGGTACCGCGAGTTCTTTTCCAAATTCCTTCTTTCTTAAGAATGCCGGATTTCCTATTCTGCAAAGACTCTTGTACGGACCCATAAAATCGAATCGTCAGCTAAGCGCGATTACTCGCAATACTAAGGCTATCTCCGGTTTAAAAACGATGGAAGGAAAAGGGCATAATGTTTTGGCTTCCGAGGCGGAAGCAAAATTGGACATTCGGATTTTGCCTGGATTCGATCCTAAGGATTATATAGAGGAGATCCGAGAGATCGCGAAGAAATACGACGTGGAAGTCGAATCCGCGGGAACGGTGAAACCCGATAAATCCGGCCTGGATTCGGTTCTTTTTCAAACCGTCGCCGCGGTTACCTCTAAGCTAGTTCCCGGAAGCGTTCCCGCTCCGTTTCTTTCTCCCGGAAAGACGGACAATGCGTATTTTAGAGAGATCGGTTTGGAATGCTACGGACTTGTTCCGGTTATTCTTAACGAAAAGGAACTGACCATGCTTCACGGAAAGGACGAGAGCGTGAGCTTGGAAAATCTGAAATTAGGTACCCGCATCGTATTCGAAATATTGCATCAGATGAATTGA
- a CDS encoding lysophospholipid acyltransferase family protein: MVRHLISYILLYLFYLPFRILPYRVCLLYGRFLVCLLYPLARKHRRIAYENISHAFPEYDEAQKKDLVWKSFLHIGDLLAGTMYAPRLNKKWMEERLVYDEESLRIEQETIKEGVGVVLISGHFGSWEILVQFMGVRMKGGGIYKKVRNPFVDKLIYKLRTRNGIKLVSTEESSQVTKMLKQGYWVGFGSDQNAGKVGIFVDFFHRKASTYQGPALMAYLTGAKMLLYSVLCGEKGTIRVKIRDLGFVDKKAFPDRETAIRHYTEVWTKALEEEVRLCPEQYFWVHRRWRTKPGDFPGQV, encoded by the coding sequence TTGGTTCGTCATCTTATCTCTTATATTCTTCTCTATTTATTCTATCTTCCGTTTCGAATCCTTCCTTATAGAGTTTGTCTCTTGTACGGTAGGTTTTTGGTCTGCCTTCTTTATCCTCTCGCAAGAAAGCATAGAAGAATCGCCTATGAGAATATCTCCCATGCCTTTCCGGAATACGACGAAGCACAAAAGAAGGATCTAGTTTGGAAAAGCTTCCTACATATAGGGGATCTTCTGGCCGGTACGATGTATGCTCCCCGTTTAAACAAAAAATGGATGGAAGAGCGACTCGTTTACGACGAGGAATCCCTTAGGATAGAACAGGAAACCATTAAAGAAGGAGTAGGAGTGGTTCTGATTTCCGGGCATTTCGGAAGTTGGGAAATTCTTGTCCAATTCATGGGAGTCCGGATGAAAGGAGGAGGGATCTATAAGAAGGTCCGTAATCCTTTCGTAGACAAATTGATTTACAAACTTCGAACCAGAAACGGAATCAAATTGGTTTCCACCGAGGAATCCAGCCAGGTGACCAAGATGCTCAAGCAAGGATATTGGGTGGGTTTCGGTTCGGACCAAAACGCCGGTAAGGTGGGAATCTTCGTGGACTTCTTCCATCGTAAGGCGTCGACGTATCAAGGACCGGCGCTCATGGCCTATTTGACCGGAGCCAAGATGTTATTGTATTCTGTTCTATGCGGAGAGAAGGGAACTATCCGGGTCAAGATAAGAGACTTGGGATTTGTGGATAAAAAAGCTTTTCCGGATCGGGAAACTGCGATACGACATTACACGGAAGTTTGGACCAAGGCCTTGGAAGAGGAAGTCCGACTCTGCCCGGAACAATACTTCTGGGTGCATCGTAGATGGAGAACGAAGCCGGGGGATTTTCCGGGACAGGTTTGA
- a CDS encoding glutathione S-transferase produces MGSSEKIILHHYTASPYSEKARLFLGYKGASWLSVITPPILPKPDLVPLTGGYRRAPVLQIGADIYCDTSLVLEKLHSIFPNPPIASGRDSDTADLLEYLVGSELFVKVARYVLGSNAKRLPEDLVKDRADMHPHHPFHRENLEMDLHYLSIVLSKYLPKFDSALLNRKFFGGDLPSFADFSVYIIFWFLHTIRKLKPFIAEAEYLPDWFSRMKDFGSGNSEPLAPAEAIRIAKESEPLRIADPKIEDLGFGPGDRVHLSPDSYDQEIISGTLLHSDESRIILSSENDKVGKVHIHFPRIGYVFKKV; encoded by the coding sequence ATGGGTTCATCCGAAAAAATTATTCTGCACCATTATACGGCTTCTCCGTATTCCGAAAAGGCGAGGCTTTTTCTGGGTTATAAAGGCGCTTCTTGGCTTTCCGTTATCACTCCTCCTATTTTACCTAAACCGGATCTCGTGCCTCTGACGGGAGGTTATAGAAGAGCTCCCGTTTTGCAGATAGGAGCGGATATCTATTGTGATACGTCTCTTGTATTAGAGAAATTGCATTCTATTTTTCCAAACCCTCCGATCGCGTCGGGGCGGGATTCCGATACCGCCGATCTTTTGGAATATCTGGTCGGATCCGAACTTTTCGTGAAAGTAGCGAGATACGTCTTGGGATCCAATGCGAAAAGGTTACCGGAGGATTTGGTAAAAGACCGGGCGGATATGCACCCTCATCATCCTTTTCATCGGGAAAATTTGGAAATGGATCTGCATTATCTAAGCATAGTCCTTTCCAAATACCTTCCCAAATTCGATTCCGCATTGCTGAATCGTAAATTCTTCGGAGGCGATTTGCCTTCATTCGCGGATTTTTCAGTTTATATTATATTCTGGTTCTTGCATACGATTCGAAAACTAAAACCGTTTATCGCCGAGGCCGAGTATCTTCCCGATTGGTTTTCCAGAATGAAGGACTTCGGCTCCGGAAATTCCGAACCGCTTGCGCCGGCGGAAGCGATACGAATCGCGAAAGAAAGCGAACCTTTGCGGATTGCGGATCCGAAAATCGAGGATTTAGGATTCGGGCCGGGAGACCGGGTCCACCTATCTCCGGATTCTTACGATCAGGAAATCATTTCGGGAACCTTGCTGCATTCCGACGAATCTCGCATCATCCTATCTTCCGAAAACGATAAGGTGGGGAAGGTCCATATCCATTTTCCTAGGATCGGCTACGTTTTTAAGAAGGTTTGA
- a CDS encoding helix-turn-helix domain-containing protein — protein sequence MDLRMVPTIPIVSLTICVFSSFLILTKRPRYAFDSIYAIFTICLALPHLGHILARRVEWGHDFLEFSILFPYTFGPLLYLYIRNLTGNSDKIRLVDLLHFLPFLTLMLFFLIGFFGREEEWNGDPEWRRPEMGFHRFGFLLSVSMLFYLIWIFLLLRKHRRSIEDHFSNIDNLKDLSWMYWVLVLFGISTGVHLFLDAIRFGEMGPGDWDPRIVRGSAILVFTAFFCWFGVRQTVVFTSRELEHWKGRTFTPAEVFPEEERKKYEKSGLREEKIPEYLDRIRDYMNSKMPYKDSEFSIDALSQGTDVPRFYITQILNEHLGTNFYNFTNEYRIREILKEFDAKPPEKPNILSLSLEYGFNSKSTFNSAFKKFTGKTPSEYLEKKSKIA from the coding sequence ATGGATCTGAGAATGGTGCCTACGATTCCGATCGTTTCGCTTACGATCTGCGTTTTTTCCAGTTTCTTGATTCTAACCAAGAGGCCCAGATACGCTTTCGATTCCATCTACGCCATTTTTACGATCTGCCTGGCTCTTCCCCACTTGGGTCACATCTTGGCCCGCCGAGTGGAATGGGGGCACGATTTTCTCGAATTTTCCATTTTGTTTCCGTATACCTTCGGTCCATTATTATATCTATATATTCGAAATCTTACCGGAAATTCGGATAAGATTAGGCTCGTCGATCTTTTGCATTTTCTTCCTTTTTTGACGCTTATGCTTTTCTTTCTAATCGGCTTTTTCGGTAGAGAAGAGGAATGGAACGGCGATCCGGAATGGAGAAGACCCGAGATGGGATTCCATCGATTCGGATTTTTACTCTCGGTTTCCATGTTATTCTATTTGATTTGGATATTCTTATTATTACGTAAACATAGACGGAGCATAGAAGATCATTTTTCGAATATAGATAATCTTAAAGACCTGAGTTGGATGTACTGGGTGCTTGTACTTTTCGGGATCTCCACGGGCGTGCATTTATTTTTGGATGCGATCCGATTCGGGGAGATGGGGCCGGGAGATTGGGATCCTAGGATCGTGAGAGGTTCCGCTATCCTCGTCTTTACCGCATTCTTCTGTTGGTTCGGAGTCAGGCAGACGGTAGTGTTCACATCCAGAGAATTGGAGCATTGGAAGGGAAGGACCTTCACTCCTGCCGAAGTTTTTCCCGAAGAAGAGAGAAAGAAATATGAGAAGTCCGGTCTGAGAGAGGAAAAGATTCCGGAATATCTGGATAGGATCCGGGATTATATGAATTCCAAAATGCCTTATAAGGACTCAGAGTTTTCCATAGACGCTCTTTCTCAAGGAACCGATGTTCCCAGGTTCTATATCACTCAGATTCTAAACGAACATTTGGGGACGAATTTCTATAATTTCACCAACGAATACCGGATACGGGAGATCCTGAAGGAGTTCGACGCTAAACCTCCGGAGAAACCGAATATTTTGAGCTTATCCCTTGAGTACGGATTCAATTCCAAGTCCACTTTCAATAGCGCCTTCAAAAAATTCACCGGTAAGACTCCTTCGGAATATTTGGAAAAAAAATCCAAAATCGCCTGA